A region of Streptomyces halobius DNA encodes the following proteins:
- the tkt gene encoding transketolase, whose product MSTKPTTTDFDWTELDQRAVDTVRVLAMDSVQKVGNGHPGTAMSLAPAAYVLFQKLMRHDPADADWTGRDRFVLSAGHSSLTLYIQLYLAGYGLELDDLKAFRTWGSKTPGHPEYGHTTGVETTTGPLGQGVANAVGMAMAARYERGLFDPEAAPGTSPFDHTIWAIAGDGCLQEGIAAEASSLAGHQKLGNLVLLWDDNHISIEGDTEAAVSEDTLKRYEAYGWHVQRVEQLPNGDLDPAGLARALEAAKAETERPSFIAVRSIIAWPAPHAQNTEAAHGSALGDEEVAATKRVLGFDPEQTFEVSDEVLAHTRAALDRGRDAKKEWEKSCAAWRTANPERAAAFDRIAAGQLPEGWEDHLPSFETGKAVATRAASGKVLQALGGVIPELWGGSADLAGSNNTTIDKNSSFLPKGNPLPEADPYGRTIHFGIREHSMAAEMNGIALHGNTRIYGGTFLVFSDYMRNAVRLSALMHLPVTYVWTHDSIGLGEDGPTHQPVEHLASLRAIPGLNIVRPADANETAIAWREILKRGRKNFGTSAPHGLALTRQGVPTYERNEAAAKGGYVLFEAEGGRPQVVLIGTGSEVQLAVEAREQLQAAGIPTRVVSMPSVEWFDEQEQAYRDSVLPPSVKARVAVEAGIGLTWHRFVGDAGRIVSLEHFGASADGKVLFREFGFTADAVAAAARESLEAAQR is encoded by the coding sequence GTGAGCACCAAGCCGACCACCACAGATTTCGACTGGACCGAACTGGACCAGCGGGCCGTAGATACCGTCCGTGTCCTGGCCATGGATTCCGTGCAGAAGGTCGGCAACGGCCATCCCGGTACGGCCATGAGCCTGGCTCCCGCCGCGTACGTGCTGTTCCAGAAGCTGATGCGGCACGACCCCGCGGACGCCGACTGGACCGGCCGCGACCGGTTCGTGCTCTCCGCCGGCCACTCCAGCCTGACCCTCTACATCCAGCTCTACCTGGCCGGCTACGGCCTGGAGCTGGACGACCTCAAGGCATTCCGCACCTGGGGCTCGAAGACCCCGGGCCACCCGGAGTACGGCCACACCACCGGCGTGGAGACCACCACCGGGCCGCTGGGCCAGGGTGTCGCCAACGCCGTGGGCATGGCCATGGCCGCCCGCTACGAGCGTGGTCTGTTCGACCCCGAGGCCGCTCCGGGCACCTCGCCGTTCGACCACACCATCTGGGCCATCGCCGGTGACGGCTGCCTCCAGGAAGGCATCGCCGCCGAGGCGTCCTCGCTCGCCGGCCACCAGAAGCTGGGCAACCTCGTCCTGCTGTGGGACGACAACCACATCTCCATCGAGGGCGACACCGAGGCCGCGGTCTCCGAGGACACCCTCAAGCGCTACGAGGCGTACGGCTGGCACGTCCAGCGGGTCGAGCAGCTGCCCAACGGCGACCTGGACCCGGCCGGTCTGGCCAGGGCCCTGGAGGCCGCCAAGGCCGAGACCGAGCGCCCGTCGTTCATCGCGGTCCGCTCGATCATCGCCTGGCCGGCGCCGCACGCCCAGAACACCGAGGCCGCGCACGGGTCGGCGCTCGGGGACGAGGAAGTCGCCGCCACCAAGCGGGTGCTGGGCTTCGACCCGGAGCAGACCTTCGAGGTTTCCGACGAGGTCCTGGCGCACACCCGCGCCGCCCTGGACCGCGGCCGGGACGCCAAGAAGGAGTGGGAGAAGTCGTGCGCCGCCTGGCGGACCGCCAACCCGGAGCGCGCCGCCGCGTTCGACCGGATCGCCGCGGGCCAGCTGCCCGAGGGCTGGGAGGACCACCTCCCGTCGTTCGAGACCGGCAAGGCCGTGGCCACCCGCGCCGCGTCCGGCAAGGTGCTGCAGGCGCTCGGCGGTGTGATCCCCGAGCTGTGGGGCGGCTCCGCCGACCTCGCCGGCTCGAACAACACCACCATCGACAAGAACTCCTCGTTCCTGCCGAAGGGCAACCCGCTGCCGGAGGCCGACCCGTACGGCCGCACGATCCACTTCGGCATCCGCGAGCACTCCATGGCCGCGGAGATGAACGGCATCGCGCTGCACGGCAACACCCGCATCTACGGCGGCACCTTCCTGGTGTTCTCCGACTACATGCGCAACGCCGTCCGGCTGTCCGCGCTGATGCACCTGCCGGTGACGTACGTGTGGACGCACGACTCCATCGGTCTGGGTGAGGACGGCCCGACCCACCAGCCGGTCGAGCACCTCGCCTCGCTGCGCGCCATCCCGGGCCTGAACATCGTGCGCCCGGCCGACGCCAACGAGACCGCCATCGCCTGGCGCGAGATCCTCAAGCGCGGCAGGAAGAACTTCGGCACGAGCGCCCCGCACGGCCTCGCGCTGACCCGTCAGGGCGTGCCGACGTACGAGCGCAACGAGGCCGCGGCCAAGGGCGGTTACGTGCTCTTCGAGGCCGAGGGCGGCCGGCCGCAGGTCGTCCTGATCGGCACCGGGTCCGAGGTGCAGCTCGCCGTCGAGGCGCGCGAGCAGCTGCAGGCCGCGGGTATCCCGACGCGGGTGGTGTCCATGCCGTCGGTCGAGTGGTTCGATGAGCAGGAACAGGCATACCGCGACAGCGTTCTTCCCCCGTCCGTCAAGGCCCGTGTCGCCGTCGAAGCCGGCATCGGTCTGACCTGGCACCGCTTCGTCGGTGACGCCGGGCGCATCGTGTCCCTGGAGCACTTCGGTGCCTCGGCCGATGGCAAGGTCCTG
- a CDS encoding heme o synthase, which translates to MCVTAVESRPAGGGTSPATAGGTPTHASSTSERRGGARMAGGELSQVPGSPGDRPLKDRVMGFVALTKPRVIELLLMTTVPVMFLAAQGVPDLWLVLATCIGGYLSAGGAGAFNMYIDRDIDALMARTAQRPLVTGMVSPRECLVFATTLAVGSTAWFWFLVNPLSAMLSLGALLFYVVVYTMILKRRTAQNIVWGGIAGCMPVFIGWSSVTNSVSWAALVLFLVIFFWTPPHYWPLSMKVKDDYERVGVPMLPVIAGNKAVARQIVAYSWVMVGVSLLLQPLGYTGWFYTVVALACGAFWLKEAHGLQARAKAGITGSKLKEMRLFHWSITYVSLLFVAVAVDPFLR; encoded by the coding sequence GTGTGCGTGACGGCCGTTGAATCCCGTCCTGCGGGTGGGGGCACATCCCCAGCCACCGCTGGGGGGACCCCCACCCATGCCTCCTCCACGTCTGAACGGCGCGGGGGAGCCCGCATGGCCGGGGGGGAGCTCTCTCAGGTCCCCGGGAGCCCCGGTGACCGGCCGCTCAAGGACCGCGTCATGGGATTCGTGGCGCTGACCAAGCCGCGGGTCATCGAATTGCTGCTGATGACCACGGTGCCGGTGATGTTCCTGGCGGCCCAGGGCGTGCCCGATCTGTGGCTGGTGCTCGCGACCTGCATCGGCGGATATCTCTCCGCCGGCGGCGCGGGGGCCTTCAACATGTACATCGACCGCGACATCGACGCCCTGATGGCCCGCACCGCCCAGCGTCCGCTGGTCACCGGCATGGTCTCGCCGCGCGAATGCCTGGTCTTCGCGACCACGCTCGCGGTGGGTTCCACGGCCTGGTTCTGGTTCCTCGTCAACCCGCTGTCCGCGATGCTGTCGCTCGGGGCGCTCCTTTTCTATGTCGTCGTTTACACGATGATCCTGAAACGGCGTACCGCGCAGAACATTGTCTGGGGCGGAATCGCCGGCTGTATGCCGGTCTTCATCGGCTGGTCCTCGGTGACGAATTCGGTCTCCTGGGCCGCGCTGGTACTTTTCCTCGTCATCTTCTTCTGGACGCCGCCGCATTACTGGCCGCTGTCGATGAAGGTCAAGGACGACTATGAGCGCGTCGGCGTGCCGATGCTGCCGGTCATCGCGGGAAACAAGGCCGTCGCGCGGCAGATCGTCGCCTACAGCTGGGTGATGGTCGGCGTCTCGCTGCTGCTGCAGCCGCTGGGCTACACCGGCTGGTTCTACACCGTGGTCGCCCTCGCCTGCGGCGCCTTCTGGCTCAAGGAGGCGCACGGCCTGCAGGCCCGCGCCAAGGCGGGGATCACCGGCAGCAAGCTCAAGGAGATGCGGCTGTTCCACTGGTCCATCACCTATGTGTCGCTGCTGTTCGTCGCCGTCGCCGTGGACCCCTTCCTGCGCTGA
- a CDS encoding type 1 periplasmic-binding domain-containing protein, translating to MLCMADTQQADEQVVTVPGSAADKRAGRRTARLAKEIRAFAASHGGSAEGQLAHIGRGRTRIALVGANGEWGTLVADSYGSAKDAAAQAGITLQDDFDGDLAAKVRTGPYEWSRMAGMQLGGPSNS from the coding sequence ATGCTGTGTATGGCAGACACCCAGCAGGCGGACGAGCAGGTGGTGACGGTGCCCGGCAGCGCGGCGGACAAGCGGGCCGGCCGGCGCACGGCCAGGCTCGCCAAGGAGATCCGCGCCTTCGCCGCGTCGCACGGCGGCAGCGCCGAGGGCCAGCTCGCGCACATCGGCCGCGGCCGTACCCGTATCGCCCTCGTCGGTGCCAACGGCGAGTGGGGCACCCTCGTCGCGGACAGCTACGGCTCCGCCAAGGACGCCGCCGCACAGGCCGGCATCACGCTCCAGGACGACTTCGACGGCGACCTCGCCGCGAAGGTCCGCACCGGGCCCTACGAGTGGTCCCGGATGGCGGGCATGCAGCTCGGCGGCCCGAGCAATTCCTGA